From Lolium perenne isolate Kyuss_39 chromosome 5, Kyuss_2.0, whole genome shotgun sequence, a single genomic window includes:
- the LOC127298535 gene encoding uncharacterized protein isoform X2 yields MNRPRKIPPRTKQRDERADRVSSAASSATSSYPAPIHQRLHELVTVPDRCRPPVPDLPPVQACSRAVPPRSLSRTTDRRPFLPSVLSSAAIWEPLRRRFIMVSVNPLDFEDMFDVEDLEPFVYGKSAVKKLDDEFEVEGLVPFCYDEATWVAWTEEEMERQRRNKEEKEQKEAENERRAKEHKEVRDSILEYDPKVGHKVFTRFFLRDFSIFDINEKSPIPAMRYTDSRHEDEFRLEDSANILSVSIVSSDVGFPVNVYGSVIARDSIDYKCIYLLHRHRDDCQPIKLQDEMLVLNGPGRGLVLVDFIYLEIDLKIKEDGVHPDRQFSKGLISIDGRVLSRENDLVVASDTLDSWLSSVEASNTGL; encoded by the exons ATGAATAGGCCCAGAAAAATCCCACCCCGCACGAAACAGAGAGACGAGAGGGCTGATAGGGTTTCCTCCGCCGCCTCATCGGCGACGAGCTCCTACCCCGCCCCTATCCACCAACGCCTACACGAGCTCGTTACCGTCCCAGATCGTTGCCGACCGCCGGTCCCGGACCTCCCTCCCGTTCAAGCTTGTTCCCGAGCGGTGCCTCCCCGATCTCTCTCCCGTACGACCGACCGCCGTCCGTTCCTCCCGTCAG TGCTATCATCGGCGGCGATTTGGGAGCCTCTGCGGCGACGATTCATCATGGTGTCTGTAAATCCGTTAGACTTCGAGGACATGTTTGACGTCGAGGATCTCGAGCCTTTTGTTTACGGTAAGTCGGctgtaaagaagttggacgacgaGTTTGAGGTGGAGGGCCTAGTACCATTTTGTTACGATGAGGCTACATGGGTGGCCTGGACGGAGGAGGAGATGGAGAGGCAACGCCGAAATAAAGAGGAGAAGGAGCAAAAGGAAGCAGAGAATGAGCGGAGAGCCAAGGAGCACAAAGAAGTCAGGGACTCAATACTTGAGTACGACCCCAAGGTGGGGCACAAGGTCTTCACTCGCTTTTTCCTCAGAGATTTctccatcttcgacatcaacgaAAAGT CGCCCATCCCGGCAATGCGATACACCGATAGTAGGCACGAAGATGAGTTTCGGCTAGAAGACTCTGCAAACATTCTCTCTGTCAGCATAGTCTCATCGGATGTAGGCTTCCCAGTAAATGTCTATGGCAGTGTCATTGCCAGAGATAGCATCGACTACAAGTGCATTTATCTCTTACACCGCCATAGAGATGATTGCCAGCCCATCAAGCTACAG GATGAAATGTTGGTTTTAAATGGCCCAGGACGAGGTTTAGTGTTGGTTGattttatctatctagaaatagaTCTTAAGATCAAGGAAGATGGCGTGCATCCAGACAGGCAATTTAGCAAGGGTCTAATCAGCATTGATGGGCGAGTACTGTCTAGGGAGAACGATTTGGTGGTAGCAAGTGACACCCTTGATAGCTGGCTCAGCAGTGTGGAG GCATCGAACACAGGATTGTGA
- the LOC127298535 gene encoding uncharacterized protein isoform X1, whose product MNRPRKIPPRTKQRDERADRVSSAASSATSSYPAPIHQRLHELVTVPDRCRPPVPDLPPVQACSRAVPPRSLSRTTDRRPFLPSVLSSAAIWEPLRRRFIMVSVNPLDFEDMFDVEDLEPFVYGKSAVKKLDDEFEVEGLVPFCYDEATWVAWTEEEMERQRRNKEEKEQKEAENERRAKEHKEVRDSILEYDPKVGHKVFTRFFLRDFSIFDINEKSPIPAMRYTDSRHEDEFRLEDSANILSVSIVSSDVGFPVNVYGSVIARDSIDYKCIYLLHRHRDDCQPIKLQDEMLVLNGPGRGLVLVDFIYLEIDLKIKEDGVHPDRQFSKGLISIDGRVLSRENDLVVASDTLDSWLSSVEVRFATVLNSVEGTFQIQLLEGHYYGTITVGISGIEHRIVIHDSEADGVVTCDDSGAITLRRRVMTLCLLSRKLVFHIDNKAGGVLGEQTIDFTPSRTGADQGETCCGDGKFQVRVDWSLMDYMQ is encoded by the exons ATGAATAGGCCCAGAAAAATCCCACCCCGCACGAAACAGAGAGACGAGAGGGCTGATAGGGTTTCCTCCGCCGCCTCATCGGCGACGAGCTCCTACCCCGCCCCTATCCACCAACGCCTACACGAGCTCGTTACCGTCCCAGATCGTTGCCGACCGCCGGTCCCGGACCTCCCTCCCGTTCAAGCTTGTTCCCGAGCGGTGCCTCCCCGATCTCTCTCCCGTACGACCGACCGCCGTCCGTTCCTCCCGTCAG TGCTATCATCGGCGGCGATTTGGGAGCCTCTGCGGCGACGATTCATCATGGTGTCTGTAAATCCGTTAGACTTCGAGGACATGTTTGACGTCGAGGATCTCGAGCCTTTTGTTTACGGTAAGTCGGctgtaaagaagttggacgacgaGTTTGAGGTGGAGGGCCTAGTACCATTTTGTTACGATGAGGCTACATGGGTGGCCTGGACGGAGGAGGAGATGGAGAGGCAACGCCGAAATAAAGAGGAGAAGGAGCAAAAGGAAGCAGAGAATGAGCGGAGAGCCAAGGAGCACAAAGAAGTCAGGGACTCAATACTTGAGTACGACCCCAAGGTGGGGCACAAGGTCTTCACTCGCTTTTTCCTCAGAGATTTctccatcttcgacatcaacgaAAAGT CGCCCATCCCGGCAATGCGATACACCGATAGTAGGCACGAAGATGAGTTTCGGCTAGAAGACTCTGCAAACATTCTCTCTGTCAGCATAGTCTCATCGGATGTAGGCTTCCCAGTAAATGTCTATGGCAGTGTCATTGCCAGAGATAGCATCGACTACAAGTGCATTTATCTCTTACACCGCCATAGAGATGATTGCCAGCCCATCAAGCTACAG GATGAAATGTTGGTTTTAAATGGCCCAGGACGAGGTTTAGTGTTGGTTGattttatctatctagaaatagaTCTTAAGATCAAGGAAGATGGCGTGCATCCAGACAGGCAATTTAGCAAGGGTCTAATCAGCATTGATGGGCGAGTACTGTCTAGGGAGAACGATTTGGTGGTAGCAAGTGACACCCTTGATAGCTGGCTCAGCAGTGTGGAGGTGAGATTTGCAACTGTTTTAAACTCAGTCGAGGGCACCTTTCAAATCCAGCTTCTTGAGGGGCATTACTATGGAACCATTACTGTTGGCATCTCAGGCATCGAACACAGGATTGTGATTCATGATAGCGAGGCGGATGGTGTGGTGACATGTGATGACAGTGGAGCTATCACACTCCGTCGTCGTGTCATGACTCTCTGTCTATTAAGCAGAAAGTTGGTGTTTCACATTGATAATAAGGCTGGTGGTGTTCTGGGAGAACAAACCATTGATTTCACTCCATCCCGCACTGGTGCAGATCAAGGGGAAACTTGTTGTGGTGATGGGAAGTTCCAGGTGAGGGTTGATTGGTCTTTGATGGACTACATGCAGTAA
- the LOC127303094 gene encoding uncharacterized protein: MEMLDKVNINPLPPFDAGMGGDEDDGGDEGEEGESDEGDEGVVEVEADGNRKKRQANNYTEIEDATLCRAWAAVGMDAVSGTDQTGKCYYQRIEDKFHKLMSRVRHPVDRTYRSLQERCDAIKPACSRWAAAMDQLVSNAPSGATVDEYRHGSSKGKSFTMRHCFDVLQHLPKWQLRDEEVAPKKASMVALDDIEDEKEGRNADKPKGNKKAKERLKLEGEAAFLRDKFDQMMKSKEVIVSKTLETKLVIIERKKVSLAKLEANREEARNKAKLEEMRINVKKAKAMKQLLAEEREIMMMNTKDMNEQQLEWWKEASAEITARRRLAHEEATGGGSVTLEVVAMMVTMGQPRFDAGGERRW, encoded by the exons ATGGAGATGTTGGACAAGGTGAACATTAACCCACTCCCTCCGTTCGATGCTGGGATGGGAGGAGATGAGGACGACGGCGGGGACGAAGGGGAAGAAGGGGAATCAGATGAAGGGGATGAGGGTGTGGTCGAGGTGGAGGCCGATGGAAATAGGAAGAAGAGGCAGGCCAACAACTACACGGAAATTGAAGACGCCACCTTGTGCCGAGCTTGGGCCGCCGTGGGGATGGATGCAGTATCCGGCACCGATCAAACAGGGAAGTGCTACTATCAACGCATCGAGGACAAGTTCCATAAACTTATGTCGCGCGTTCGCCACCCTGTCGATCGCACGTACCGATCCCTCCAAGAACGTTGCGATGCGATCAAACCGGCCTGCAGCCGGTGGGCAGCAGCAATGGACCAACTGGTGTCCAATGCTCCTAGCGGCGCAACTGTGGACGAATAT AGACATGGCAGCAGCAAGGGCAAGAGCTTCACCATGCGTCATTGCTTTGATGTGCTTCAACACCTCCCCAAGTGGCAATTGAGGGATGAAGAAGTAGCACCGAAGAAAGCTTCAATGGTTGCGCTCGACGACATCGAGGATGAGAAGGAGGGTCGGAACGCTGACAAGCCGAAGGGgaacaagaaggccaaggagaggctcaAGCTCGAGGGTGAGGCTGCGTTTTTGAGGGACAAGTTTGATCAAATGATGAAGTCCAAGGAGGTGATAGTGTCCAAGACTTTGGAGACCAAGCTTGTCATCATCGagaggaagaaggtgagccttgccAAGCTTGAAGCCAACCGAGAGGAAGCAAGAAACAAGGCCAAGTTGGAGGAGATGAGGATCAATGTGAAGAAAGCCAAAGCAATGAAACAACTATTGGCCGAAGAGAGGGAGATCATGATGATGAACACCAAGGACATGAATGAGCAACAACTAGAGTGGTGGAAGGAGGCCTCGGCGGAGATCACGGCAAGACGAAGACTAGCTCATGAAGAGGCAACTGGTGGTGGCTCAGTGACTCTGGAGGTGGTGGCGATGATGGTCACGATGGGCCAACCTCGGTTTGATGCCGGCGGTGAGAGGAGATGGTGA